In the genome of Methanococcoides burtonii DSM 6242, the window CAGTAGTGGATAGTGAAGAGAAAATGCCCCCATTTCCTTTTTAAAATTTCAAAAATTTGAATGGAAGTACCATTTTGCACCTAAAATCATCTCAAGAAAATATTACATGCGTATATTTATTAAGCAATGTAAACATATGTTAATCAATGGATTCTGTGGGTTATTTTATTTATTCATTTATCACATTGCTCGTCATTGTGAGCCCTATTACCGCAGTAATTACATTTATAACGCTCACCAATAGTCTGACTCTGGATGAAAAGAATGTAATTGCAAAAAAATCGGTTGCTCTGGCTTTTGTCATTGCCGTAATTTTCATGTTTACGGGAAACATTATTTTGGATGTTCTTGGGATAAGTCTTGATTCACTGAAAGTTGCTGGTGGTCTGTTACTGATCATGATAGCTTTTGAAATGATGCAAGCTAAGACCTCAAGAGAAAGCATTACTGATAAAGAGATGGATGAATCTTCTAAACGTGAAGATATCTGGATATTCCCAATTGCCATGCCTATACTAACAGGGCCTGCCACAATAACAACAGTCATAGTTCTTACAGAGACTGCTGGATTAGTTCAGCAAAAAACGCTCATTATGCTCGCATTGGTACTAACTTATTCAATAACCCTGGTAACATTTCTATTTTCCAGAAGAATACACAAAAAAATGGGATACAATGGAATGCTGGTACTTACCAGACTGTTTGGCCTGTTCCTGGGTGCAATTTCAGTGAGTATGATCGCCAGTGGGATCTGGGGACTTTATTTGAGTCTGAATCCACTATAAGTATAACCACTAAAATCTTTTGGAGAGATCGATGTTGATTTCTATCCTGAATCTTTTTCTTTCACCAATATTAAGAATTATTTTTCAACTTTCATTCATATAGCCGAAAGTTACCCCACTGAATAACCAATTAGGACATATACAAAAATGTATGATCCATAAATTTACTCAAAGGGGTTGATAACATAAAAGATACATTCTCAGCTTAGAAGCTATGCTTTAGAAAATACGCACAATGTCTGGGAACTTATCGATAAGATGTTTGTTGAAGGACCAGATAGAAGAAAACAGTAAAAGAGTGCAGAAACACAGGGACCATACAACTCCTGAACAGTTGGTTGAGAATCTGATGAATATTTTTGGCATATGTTATCAACTCTGTTACCAATTTAGATATATTAGTATTCAATCATGGGGTCAAAAACCGTTATCAATCAATAAACCAACTTTCAAGAATATATCATAACACAGGAGAAATGAAACATGTCAAATTCACAAACAATGTCAACAGAAGAGCTTTTTGCACTCCCAAAGAATGAATTCATTAACAGGTGCAAAGAATGGTGCAATGAGTTCAATGATGGACAACCTATGAAAACAAATGAAGATAATCCATGCCCGGTTCACGCATGGGTAGCACTTAATGGAAAGAAATGCGCTCATGAGACCGTTGCCAACATTGCACAGTGTCCCATATGCGATCAACCTGCGTGCCCGGATTGTATGAATCACAATGTCCACCAACTCTCAAGAGTAACTGGATATATATCCAATGTTAGTGGATGGAATGCTGCAAAAAAGCAGGAACTTAAAGACCGTGTGCGATCTGATATGAAATGATGGGATTTACATGCTAATGGATTATTAGGAATCAAAGTAATCCAACTTTTCTTTTTATACTCAACTCGCTCACTTCCATACATGAGCTTCATCGATCTCCTATTCTCATTTTCTCATTTTCTCATTTTCTCCAAAACCTGATAAGAAAGCAACTGCAACATAGTCAGTAGGTGCACTCCCCGAAACAAGTCAATACGACAATCTACTACAACAACAGTCCACGCCACTCTACTCAGAAAATCAGCTATCCGACTATTGTTGATGGCAGGAAGACAACTCGCAGTGTTCCAAACTTTGGATTCAACTTCAACCAGTCACTGATAACAAGATTCATGCTGTAGTCATACAGTTCTGGTTCGATCAGGTTACTGTGGTTAAAGAACCTTATGCTGCACTGTTTTACAATGGGTTTAAAGAGGGAGTCTTTCCTCTGCCTTCCTTTTGTTAACAATTACTTGTTGAATAACTATTTCATTACTATGTATGTATGTATGTATTTTA includes:
- a CDS encoding MarC family protein, yielding MDSVGYFIYSFITLLVIVSPITAVITFITLTNSLTLDEKNVIAKKSVALAFVIAVIFMFTGNIILDVLGISLDSLKVAGGLLLIMIAFEMMQAKTSRESITDKEMDESSKREDIWIFPIAMPILTGPATITTVIVLTETAGLVQQKTLIMLALVLTYSITLVTFLFSRRIHKKMGYNGMLVLTRLFGLFLGAISVSMIASGIWGLYLSLNPL
- the nrdD gene encoding anaerobic ribonucleoside-triphosphate reductase — its product is MSNSQTMSTEELFALPKNEFINRCKEWCNEFNDGQPMKTNEDNPCPVHAWVALNGKKCAHETVANIAQCPICDQPACPDCMNHNVHQLSRVTGYISNVSGWNAAKKQELKDRVRSDMK